Proteins found in one Zea mays cultivar B73 chromosome 1, Zm-B73-REFERENCE-NAM-5.0, whole genome shotgun sequence genomic segment:
- the LOC103645197 gene encoding protein MAIN-LIKE 1-like: MAQFHLLDPFYDESHRGRLLSEGQDLATLRSRTHNGFLDMVFDDRYTNYLRRAGLDVISYQLRRGLPTIDSAAITALVDRWRPETHSFHLPFGEMTVTLEDAQKILGLNVGGRAVTGQCDSDGWRARVEAFLGRELPAEGVERTAGVGITWLRQSFGVCPADADEATVQFYCRAWILHMFGCVLFPDATGDCASWMYIPCLTDWDTAGQYSWGSAVLSFLYRQLCEACRRTSSSSSIGGCVYLLQIWMWFRIPVGRPRVFQPRPWPWMIHGNDRLRPTYAYIWDQVAAPFARAKRAYMEYVNEFDTLSASSVTWQPYNAPEYAGMIFSVVCSSEDELYMMQCPLVCFWCVEWHLPHRVQRQFGRNQLWPVEDVPTSKELHKFDRRKQKKITDFRQHHLILVNDWESGAENVYSNDELHNNSDYRRYQAWYQGATRCKLRQQWTAEDYADIDSSDDEETEYDLTTRLGTQVEAAPILDRVGNTLRRSVEDIDRQLLTTGDSSMRSFLQRLSRRLRGAAARCGCRTTVAHDVHVPSCTDTATPSTGLGAGFDYDHDEIGPSQLEGAPSTQPLQPQDRRRHRSPQRYTPGTDALGKGKTRRR, translated from the exons ATGGCACAGTTCCACCTTCTCGACCCGTTCTACGACGAGAGCCACCGGGGGCGCCTTCTGTCGGAAGGCCAG GACCTAGCAACGCTTCGTTCTAGGACACACAATGGGTTCCTAGACATGGTGTTCGACGACAGGTACACTAATTACCTCAGACGAGCAGGTCTAGATGTAATATCTTACCAGTTACGACGCGGGTTGCCTACTATTGATTCGGCGGCCATTACTGCACTTGTGGACAG GTGGCGTCCTGAGACACATAGTTTTCATCTTCCTTTTGGTGAGATGACAGTCACATTAGAGGATGCACAGAAGATACTTGGACTCAATGTTGGTGGCAGAGCAGTGACAGGCCAATGTGACTCTGACGGATGGAGGGCTAGAGTTGAGGCCTTTCTTGGTAGGGAGCTTCCTGCTGAGGGCGTTGAACGGACTGCTGGAGTAGGCATCACATGGCTCCGTCAGTCTTTTGGTGTGTGCCCTGCTGATGCTGATGAGGCTACAGTCCAGTtctattgtcgagcttggatctTGCACATGTTTGGTTGTGTCCTCTTCCCAGACGCCACAGGAGACTGCGCGTCCTGGATGTACATCCCATGTCTAACCGACTGGGATACAGCTGGACAGTACAGTTGGGGCTCCGCTGTGCTTTCTTTTTTGTACCGGCAGCTTTGTGAAGCTTGCCGTCGTACGTCCTCCTCTTCGTCTATAGGCGGTTGCGTCTACCTCCTGCAGATATGGATGTG GTTTCGCATACCAGTTGGTCGACCACGTGTTTTCCAGCCTAGACCCTGGCCATGGATGATTCATGGAAATGATCGTCTTCGACCGACGTATGCTTATATTTGGGACCAAGTGGCAGCTCCTTTTGCGAGAGCTAAGAGGGCATACATGGAGTATGTTAACGAGTTTGACACCCTTTCTGCCTCTAGC GTCACATGGCAGCCATACAACGCACCTGAGTATGCTGGGATGATCTTTAGTGTAGTATGCAGCAGTGAAGATGAACTCTATATGATGCAATGTCCTTTGGTCTGTTTCTGGTGTGTTGAGTGGCACCTACCTCACAGGGTTCAGAGACAGTTTGGTAGGAACCAGCTATGGCCGGTTGAAGATGTTCCTACTTCAAAGGAGCTACACAA ATTTGACCGGCGGAAGCAAAAGAAGATAACGGACTTTCGTCAACATCATCTGATATTAGTAAATGATTGGGAATCGGGTGCTGAGAATGTATATTCCAACGATGAGTTGCACAACAATAGTGATTACAGGCGGTACCAAGCTTGGTACCAGGGTGCGACTCGTTGTAAGCTTCGCCAGCAGTGGACAGCGGAAGACTACGCCGACATTGATTCTTCAGACGATGAAGAAACAGAGTATGACCTGACCACTAGACTGGGAACCCAAGTGGAGGCGGCACCCATATTAGATCGAGTG GGTAACACATTGCGACGGTCGGTAGAGGACATTGATCGCCAACTTTTGACTACGGGCGACAGCAGCATGCGCAGCTTCTTGCAG CGTTTATCTAGGCGCCTACGTGGAGCTGCTGCTCGCTGTGGCTGCAGGACTACTGTTGCACATGACGTCCATGTACCATCGTGTACCGACACAGCAACGCCCTCCACAGGTCTTGGTGCTGGCTTCGACTACGATCACGACGAGATAGGACCTTCACAGCTTGAGGGGGCTCCTTCGACACAGCCATTACAACCACAGGATCGTAGGCGACACCGCTCTCCACAAcgttacactccaggcaccgacgctttaggcaagggtaagactaggagacGTTGA